A window of Chitinophagales bacterium contains these coding sequences:
- the purH gene encoding bifunctional phosphoribosylaminoimidazolecarboxamide formyltransferase/IMP cyclohydrolase, with translation MNKKIQSALLSVFYKDGLEPIVKQLEKLGVTIYSTGGTQQFIEGLGVKCVPVESVTSYPSILGGRVKTLHPKVFGGILGRRDNETDIQEMQQYEIPVIDLVIVDLYPFEETVANTSEEKLIIEKIDIGGPSMIRGAAKNFRDVLVIASKNDYASLEKILVEQKGETSIEERRAFAARAFEVCAHYDVAISQYFTPTGGDYFLSSVPGPKIMRYGENPHQQGVFYGDLTQLFDQLHGKELSYNNLVDVDAAVELIREFEAPTFAIIKHTNVCGVAQRATVKDSWDAALAGDPESAFGGVLVSNQTIDKATADAISEIFFEVLIAPAFDKDALEVLRAKKNRILLQLKPVTGKENANSSRSLLNGVLVQNKDKGNFEKWEEVGGRSCTDKQMTDLAFANLICKHLKSNAIALVKDLQLVGKGCGQTSRVDALRHAIEKARQFQFDLHGAVMASDAFFPFDDCVKMGHAEGILAYIQPGGSIRDKDSIEYCVNNGLAMVMTGMRHFRH, from the coding sequence ATGAATAAGAAGATTCAATCTGCCCTGCTTTCCGTTTTCTATAAGGACGGACTCGAGCCCATTGTCAAGCAATTGGAAAAATTGGGTGTTACCATTTATTCCACCGGTGGTACCCAGCAATTCATTGAAGGGCTTGGGGTAAAATGTGTCCCGGTGGAGTCCGTGACCTCATATCCTTCCATTCTGGGTGGACGGGTAAAGACCCTGCACCCAAAGGTGTTTGGAGGTATACTCGGTCGCCGCGACAATGAAACAGATATACAGGAGATGCAGCAATACGAGATACCGGTGATCGACCTCGTGATCGTTGACCTTTATCCGTTTGAAGAAACGGTAGCGAACACCAGCGAAGAAAAACTCATCATTGAAAAGATCGATATTGGTGGGCCCTCCATGATTCGCGGAGCGGCCAAGAATTTCCGTGATGTGCTCGTGATCGCTTCCAAAAATGATTACGCTTCGTTGGAAAAAATATTGGTAGAACAAAAGGGAGAGACCAGCATCGAGGAACGTCGCGCTTTTGCCGCCCGTGCTTTTGAAGTGTGCGCGCATTATGATGTTGCCATTTCTCAATACTTCACGCCGACGGGTGGGGATTATTTCCTGAGTTCCGTACCCGGACCAAAGATCATGCGATATGGAGAGAACCCCCACCAGCAGGGTGTTTTTTATGGCGACCTGACCCAGCTATTCGACCAACTACATGGAAAAGAACTTTCATATAATAACCTGGTTGATGTAGATGCGGCCGTTGAACTGATCCGTGAATTTGAAGCACCCACTTTTGCGATCATCAAGCATACCAATGTCTGCGGTGTGGCCCAACGTGCCACAGTAAAAGACAGCTGGGATGCCGCCCTTGCCGGAGACCCCGAAAGTGCCTTTGGAGGCGTACTCGTTTCCAATCAAACCATTGACAAAGCCACCGCCGATGCCATCAGTGAAATCTTCTTTGAAGTATTGATCGCTCCGGCATTTGACAAGGATGCACTGGAGGTGCTGCGCGCGAAAAAGAACCGGATCCTTTTACAATTAAAACCTGTGACGGGAAAAGAAAACGCCAATAGCTCCCGGTCTCTTTTGAATGGGGTATTGGTGCAAAATAAAGACAAAGGCAATTTTGAGAAATGGGAAGAGGTCGGTGGCCGTTCCTGTACGGACAAACAAATGACAGACCTTGCCTTTGCCAACCTGATCTGCAAACACCTGAAATCAAATGCCATTGCACTGGTCAAAGACCTGCAATTGGTAGGAAAAGGCTGCGGACAAACCAGTCGCGTGGACGCCTTACGCCATGCCATCGAGAAAGCACGGCAATTTCAATTTGACCTCCATGGCGCGGTAATGGCCAGTGATGCCTTTTTCCCATTTGATGATTGTGTAAAAATGGGACATGCCGAAGGAATACTCGCTTATATCCAACCCGGCGGCTCCATTCGTGATAAAGATTCAATTGAATATTGTGTGAATAATGGCCTGGCAATGGTGATGACAGGTATGAGGCATTTTAGGCATTGA
- a CDS encoding iron-sulfur cluster-binding protein, with the protein MSENAASFIAKSTIKAADREHRRTINFNIGKYNAVVPQGKAQFSELLLAREKAKNAKWKAMENLDRYLEEFEAKITRRGAKVIWAEDAQQALEAIGKICEEKNCRTLVKSKSMVTEEIHLNHFLEEKGIESVETDLGEYIQQLDGEPPYHIVTPAMHKSKEDVARLFAEKLGTNPKLNPTQLTQVAREKLREKYRQAEVGVTGANFILPDIGGIAVTENEGNARLSCSFPATHIVVVGIEKVIPSVNDLQLFWPLLATYGTGQRVTVYNTVVTGPRQPGETDGPEDMYVILLDNGRTNILADPKARESLYCIRCGACLNACPVYKNIGGHSYETTYSGPIGAVITPHLKERKEWKHLSYASSLCGNCTEVCAVRINLHELLLDNRHDSVQAGEAVFAEKMAWKVWKQAMLSRRMMNFGGSKIRNKVVNSLIKGWKDTRGEIEFPARSFNQRWKEKFGDR; encoded by the coding sequence ATGTCCGAAAATGCAGCTTCCTTTATTGCCAAAAGCACCATCAAAGCGGCCGACCGTGAGCATCGCCGGACAATCAATTTCAATATAGGCAAGTACAATGCGGTGGTCCCTCAGGGGAAAGCCCAGTTTTCCGAACTCCTCCTCGCCCGCGAAAAGGCCAAGAATGCCAAGTGGAAGGCGATGGAAAACCTCGATCGCTACCTCGAAGAATTTGAAGCCAAGATCACCCGCAGGGGGGCCAAGGTCATTTGGGCCGAAGATGCCCAGCAAGCCCTGGAGGCCATTGGCAAAATATGTGAAGAGAAGAATTGCCGCACCCTGGTGAAGAGTAAGAGCATGGTGACGGAGGAGATCCACCTCAATCATTTTCTGGAAGAAAAAGGGATTGAAAGTGTAGAGACCGACCTGGGCGAATATATCCAGCAACTTGACGGCGAACCACCTTATCATATCGTTACACCCGCCATGCACAAGAGCAAGGAGGATGTGGCCCGTTTATTTGCGGAGAAACTGGGTACCAATCCTAAACTCAATCCCACACAACTGACACAGGTGGCCCGCGAAAAACTTCGGGAGAAATACCGTCAGGCTGAGGTTGGCGTCACCGGGGCTAATTTCATACTTCCGGATATTGGAGGTATTGCGGTAACGGAAAATGAAGGAAATGCCCGGTTAAGTTGTTCTTTTCCTGCTACCCATATCGTGGTGGTGGGGATCGAGAAAGTGATCCCTTCGGTCAATGACCTGCAATTATTCTGGCCCCTGCTGGCCACCTATGGTACCGGACAACGTGTGACCGTGTACAATACCGTGGTAACCGGACCGCGTCAACCCGGCGAGACCGATGGCCCGGAGGATATGTATGTGATCCTGCTTGACAATGGACGTACCAATATCCTTGCTGATCCAAAAGCCAGAGAAAGCCTGTATTGCATCCGTTGCGGAGCCTGTTTGAATGCCTGTCCGGTGTATAAGAATATCGGGGGACATAGTTATGAAACCACCTATAGCGGCCCCATTGGCGCCGTGATCACCCCCCACCTGAAAGAACGAAAAGAATGGAAGCACCTGAGTTATGCTTCTTCCCTTTGCGGCAATTGTACTGAGGTTTGCGCCGTACGGATCAACCTGCACGAATTACTTCTCGATAACCGCCACGATTCTGTCCAGGCTGGTGAAGCGGTCTTTGCCGAAAAAATGGCCTGGAAAGTATGGAAACAGGCCATGCTCAGCCGCCGGATGATGAATTTTGGGGGATCCAAGATCCGCAACAAAGTAGTGAACTCCCTCATCAAAGGCTGGAAAGATACCCGGGGTGAGATCGAGTTTCCGGCCCGTTCCTTTAACCAGCGATGGAAGGAAAAATTTGGGGACAGATGA
- a CDS encoding ComEC/Rec2 family competence protein → MPRWKQIPFVRILPAFLSGILLQWYLPVSLSLIARGLFVALLPLLLFACFRPGRQFQFRWLPVISIHALLVMIGLWVMVLQQHRNGSPDTHWRETDYALLIEGDWKQGPRSYKNQVRLWQKDRSIRAWLYTSKDSVFLQFPRGSWIQARVSPRTIAPPANPGSFDYKTYSLHQGITHQVYLKADQFRLRKKGDPAGLAWVLDYCRQRVLEIMRQAIPGKQEVGLAEALLIGYKDDLDKDMETIYAQTGVVHIIAISGMHLGLIYGLLLLLFKPLKNHTQGRWLRAILIIAALWFFSLLAGGSPSVLRSAVMFTAILLGEAIHRKGNAINSLAFAAFALLCYQPYWLGDIGFQLSFAAVLSILVFYPLVYRLFYFRQKWMDAFWKLNAVTLSAQVLTFPLCVYHFHQFPTWFLAANLVAVPLSNIILLGEIGLCALAWWDWATQFTGFILFHLIRWMTQWVSFVNQWPFSVWEPLFISWCQTILLYLLIVIPFLPFNRIRKIRLFLFCLMLFMGERTYNLYQAAARNQLIIYSINGKRAMDLRTGRTIQFLGDTGVITNRSTFSFHIRPCRIQNRIANEIKAVTDEIISIKWKGKTIGFLSNKSSIDKLPAKLDLLIISHDPIIDPGEVLEKLQVKMVVIDASNTYKTVRRWKKSSVSVWDVREGSYVYYL, encoded by the coding sequence ATGCCCCGTTGGAAACAAATACCCTTTGTCCGGATCCTCCCTGCTTTTTTATCCGGAATCCTCCTGCAATGGTATCTGCCGGTTTCCCTGTCTCTTATTGCCCGGGGACTATTTGTGGCCTTATTGCCTCTGCTGCTGTTTGCTTGCTTTCGTCCGGGCCGGCAATTTCAATTCCGTTGGCTACCCGTAATATCCATTCATGCCCTGTTGGTGATGATCGGCTTATGGGTAATGGTACTTCAACAACATCGTAACGGATCTCCCGACACCCATTGGCGCGAGACGGACTATGCCCTCCTTATTGAAGGTGACTGGAAACAGGGGCCAAGGTCATATAAAAACCAGGTGCGCCTTTGGCAAAAAGACAGGTCCATTCGCGCCTGGCTTTATACGTCAAAAGACAGTGTCTTTCTCCAATTTCCCAGAGGAAGCTGGATACAGGCACGCGTTTCTCCCCGGACCATTGCCCCTCCCGCCAATCCGGGAAGTTTTGATTACAAAACCTATAGCCTCCACCAGGGTATCACCCATCAGGTCTATCTGAAAGCAGATCAATTTCGCCTGCGCAAAAAAGGAGACCCGGCTGGATTGGCCTGGGTGCTTGATTACTGCCGGCAACGTGTACTCGAAATCATGCGCCAGGCGATTCCAGGTAAACAGGAGGTTGGATTGGCCGAAGCACTGCTTATCGGATATAAGGATGACCTGGATAAGGATATGGAAACCATCTATGCCCAAACAGGTGTGGTGCATATCATAGCTATTTCCGGCATGCACCTGGGATTGATTTATGGATTGTTGCTCTTACTCTTTAAGCCGTTGAAAAATCATACACAGGGGCGCTGGCTTAGGGCAATTTTGATCATCGCGGCACTTTGGTTCTTTAGTTTGCTGGCGGGCGGATCGCCTTCCGTTCTCCGATCCGCCGTTATGTTTACCGCTATCCTGTTGGGCGAAGCCATTCACCGCAAAGGAAACGCGATCAATAGTCTTGCTTTTGCCGCCTTTGCCCTGCTCTGCTATCAACCCTATTGGTTAGGTGATATTGGTTTCCAATTGAGCTTTGCCGCCGTACTTAGCATCCTTGTCTTCTACCCGCTCGTGTACCGGCTATTTTATTTTCGGCAAAAATGGATGGATGCTTTTTGGAAACTGAATGCGGTGACCTTATCGGCCCAGGTCCTTACTTTCCCTTTATGTGTGTATCATTTTCATCAATTCCCTACCTGGTTTCTGGCCGCTAACCTGGTCGCAGTTCCCCTTTCCAACATCATACTTCTGGGGGAGATCGGTCTGTGTGCCCTTGCCTGGTGGGACTGGGCCACACAGTTCACCGGGTTTATACTTTTTCATCTTATCCGGTGGATGACCCAATGGGTATCTTTTGTCAATCAATGGCCTTTTTCTGTTTGGGAACCCTTGTTCATTTCCTGGTGCCAGACCATACTTCTTTACCTACTGATAGTCATCCCCTTCCTGCCATTTAACCGAATAAGAAAAATCAGGTTATTCCTTTTTTGCCTGATGCTTTTTATGGGGGAGAGAACATACAATCTGTATCAGGCCGCTGCGCGAAACCAGTTGATCATTTATTCCATCAATGGAAAGCGGGCAATGGATTTACGAACCGGAAGGACCATTCAATTCCTCGGGGATACCGGTGTTATAACAAACCGATCCACTTTTTCATTTCATATCCGCCCCTGCCGTATTCAAAATCGGATAGCCAACGAAATAAAAGCAGTAACAGATGAGATAATCAGTATAAAATGGAAAGGGAAAACGATCGGATTTCTATCAAATAAATCATCCATTGATAAGTTGCCTGCCAAACTCGACCTGCTGATCATCTCCCATGATCCCATCATAGATCCGGGTGAAGTATTGGAAAAACTACAGGTAAAGATGGTTGTAATTGATGCATCGAATACATACAAGACAGTTAGGCGATGGAAAAAGAGCAGTGTGAGTGTGTGGGATGTGCGGGAGGGGAGTTATGTTTATTATCTATAA
- a CDS encoding EamA family transporter, translating to MSPLTKYSSSSHNKAIFALVLVCFFWGTTWLASRVGVEHMPALQLAGIRQLIGGSIYVGWFLYKGMAFPKGKEWVPVLILSFLNFIIANGFSTWGLEGIRSGGLGAIIGAIFPLWLVFIGLLGDGKKMPVMAIVGLVIGFGGVCVIFAEHFEDFFNPEFLFGIILSLIATLAWAFGTLYTKKQALHFNAYFSLGIQMLISGVVLSIIAPVSGRAVPMAQIPWEAWASIAYLVLFGSVISFVAYLYALQRLPTELASIYAYINPIVAVVLGALFFQEKLTIYIALGGIITILGVYLVNRAYKL from the coding sequence ATGTCCCCACTAACCAAATACTCCTCCTCCTCCCACAACAAGGCCATTTTTGCCTTGGTGTTGGTGTGTTTTTTCTGGGGTACTACCTGGTTGGCTTCGCGGGTGGGGGTGGAACATATGCCGGCCTTACAGTTGGCGGGTATCCGGCAACTGATTGGAGGTTCCATTTATGTAGGTTGGTTTTTGTATAAAGGCATGGCATTCCCGAAGGGAAAAGAGTGGGTGCCGGTGTTGATCCTTAGTTTTTTAAATTTCATCATTGCCAATGGATTCTCCACCTGGGGATTGGAGGGGATTCGTTCCGGTGGATTGGGTGCCATCATTGGAGCCATCTTTCCCTTATGGCTAGTGTTTATAGGTTTGTTGGGCGATGGTAAAAAAATGCCGGTGATGGCAATAGTAGGATTGGTGATCGGTTTTGGTGGTGTATGTGTGATCTTCGCCGAACACTTTGAAGATTTTTTCAATCCCGAATTTCTGTTTGGTATCATTCTTTCGCTGATCGCCACTCTGGCCTGGGCCTTTGGTACACTTTATACGAAGAAACAAGCGCTACATTTTAATGCCTATTTCAGTTTGGGGATTCAAATGTTGATCTCCGGGGTCGTGCTTTCCATCATTGCCCCTGTCAGTGGTCGTGCAGTACCGATGGCACAGATTCCCTGGGAGGCCTGGGCCTCCATTGCCTACCTTGTACTGTTTGGTTCCGTCATCTCCTTTGTCGCTTATCTGTATGCCCTGCAAAGGCTTCCGACTGAATTGGCATCGATCTATGCATACATCAACCCTATAGTAGCAGTTGTGCTTGGTGCATTATTTTTTCAGGAAAAACTCACCATCTATATTGCCTTAGGCGGCATCATTACCATACTCGGCGTGTACCTCGTCAACCGGGCTTATAAACTCTAG
- a CDS encoding M20/M25/M40 family metallo-hydrolase, producing the protein MRKLLFIFLAALVMQVQAQEPIDKMAVDKIRKEGMDNSKVMDLAFRLTDVSGPRLTASPGFLKAANWAKEELTRMGLKNATLEPWGDFGKGWEQTKCYLAMKTPYYSPLIAQPLAWTGSTPGGLIQGEVVLVKAADTTELLAYSGKLNGKIVMQWTDAKLSPSFEPDGNRHKDEALERMAASAGPNTGAAGNRPNAGANTNEQQARANRMAVQRRMRDLLNSEKPALILQMNARGNDGTIFASSGGGYQPNAPEAPATLMLSSDDYLRIQRLIQAGEKVTLEADVQTVFYQQDIKGYNVIAEIPGSDPKLKDEIVMLGGHLDSWHASTGATDNAAGCSVMMEAVRILMSTGLKPKRTIRIALWSGEEQGLHGSRNYVKNHFADPAVMELKPEHAKVSAYYNLDNGTGRIRGVYLQGNASVKDIFAKWLEPFADLDAKTITLNNTGGTDHLAFDAVGIPGFQFIQDEIEYNTRTHHTNMDSYDHLVADDLKQASVIVASFVYHTAQRDEKLPRKELPKPVQGRRGF; encoded by the coding sequence ATGAGAAAATTGCTTTTTATATTCCTTGCTGCCCTTGTCATGCAGGTTCAGGCACAGGAACCCATTGACAAGATGGCTGTTGACAAGATCCGCAAAGAAGGTATGGACAATTCAAAGGTGATGGACCTGGCTTTTCGTCTAACAGATGTTAGCGGGCCACGTTTGACCGCCTCGCCCGGTTTTTTAAAGGCTGCCAATTGGGCCAAGGAAGAACTGACCCGGATGGGATTGAAGAATGCCACGCTGGAACCCTGGGGCGATTTTGGAAAGGGATGGGAGCAGACCAAATGTTATCTGGCCATGAAGACGCCCTATTATTCACCCCTGATCGCACAGCCGCTGGCCTGGACAGGCAGCACTCCCGGTGGATTGATCCAGGGGGAAGTGGTGTTGGTAAAAGCAGCAGATACCACCGAATTATTGGCCTATTCCGGGAAACTGAATGGTAAGATCGTGATGCAATGGACAGATGCGAAACTCAGTCCCTCTTTTGAACCCGATGGAAACAGACACAAAGACGAGGCCCTGGAAAGAATGGCAGCGTCTGCCGGTCCAAATACCGGAGCCGCCGGGAACCGTCCGAATGCTGGCGCCAACACGAATGAACAACAGGCGCGGGCAAACCGGATGGCGGTGCAGCGCCGTATGCGTGACCTGCTCAACAGCGAGAAGCCTGCTCTGATCCTTCAAATGAATGCACGGGGAAATGATGGAACCATTTTCGCCAGTAGTGGTGGAGGATACCAACCCAATGCTCCCGAAGCACCGGCCACACTCATGCTCTCCAGTGATGATTACCTCCGCATACAGCGTTTGATTCAGGCCGGAGAAAAAGTGACGCTGGAAGCTGATGTACAGACCGTTTTTTACCAACAAGACATCAAAGGCTATAACGTAATTGCTGAAATACCCGGAAGCGACCCGAAATTGAAAGATGAGATCGTCATGCTTGGCGGGCACCTGGATAGCTGGCATGCAAGCACCGGCGCTACGGATAATGCGGCTGGCTGTTCCGTAATGATGGAAGCCGTACGTATTCTGATGAGCACGGGATTAAAACCCAAGCGCACCATACGGATCGCCCTTTGGAGTGGCGAGGAACAAGGTTTGCATGGCTCCAGAAATTATGTAAAAAATCATTTTGCCGATCCGGCTGTGATGGAACTTAAACCCGAACACGCGAAAGTTTCCGCTTATTATAACCTGGACAATGGTACTGGTCGCATTCGCGGGGTGTACCTCCAGGGCAATGCCAGTGTAAAAGACATCTTTGCCAAATGGCTGGAACCCTTTGCCGATCTGGATGCCAAAACTATCACATTGAACAATACAGGTGGAACCGATCACCTGGCATTTGATGCTGTTGGCATTCCCGGTTTTCAGTTTATTCAGGATGAAATTGAGTACAATACCCGGACCCACCATACCAATATGGATAGTTATGATCACCTCGTAGCCGACGATTTGAAACAGGCTTCAGTGATCGTCGCTTCATTTGTTTACCATACCGCGCAAAGAGACGAGAAATTACCCAGGAAGGAATTGCCAAAGCCGGTACAAGGGAGGAGGGGGTTTTGA
- a CDS encoding DUF3109 family protein → MIVIDNKIISDDIVEKKFLCDLAKCKGGCCEEGDAGAPLEDEELDIVIEMFEKVKPYLSEASLAEIERKGKYVYHREFGWVTPTLGKDSEICVYGIREKSGLIKCAFEQAYYDGLIPWKKPLSCHLYPIIAYKGKHGDYERLNYEPREKLCNPACKLGEKEQLPAYKFLKEAIVRKYGEEFYGALEEAAVRHNRPVTKTPGSTKK, encoded by the coding sequence GTGATCGTAATTGACAATAAGATCATCAGTGATGATATCGTAGAAAAAAAATTTCTTTGCGACCTTGCCAAGTGCAAAGGGGGTTGCTGTGAGGAGGGAGATGCGGGTGCTCCGTTGGAAGATGAGGAGTTAGATATCGTCATAGAGATGTTTGAGAAAGTCAAACCCTATCTTTCTGAAGCTTCCCTGGCTGAAATAGAGCGTAAAGGAAAATATGTGTACCATCGTGAATTTGGCTGGGTAACCCCCACGCTTGGAAAGGATTCGGAGATCTGTGTATATGGCATCCGTGAAAAAAGTGGATTGATCAAATGTGCCTTTGAGCAAGCCTATTACGACGGCCTCATCCCCTGGAAAAAACCCCTGAGCTGTCATCTTTATCCCATCATCGCCTATAAAGGCAAACATGGGGATTATGAGCGGTTGAATTACGAACCCCGCGAAAAACTTTGCAACCCTGCCTGCAAATTGGGAGAGAAAGAACAACTACCCGCCTACAAATTTTTGAAAGAAGCCATTGTGAGGAAGTACGGGGAGGAGTTTTATGGGGCGCTTGAAGAAGCCGCTGTAAGGCATAATCGTCCGGTCACCAAAACGCCAGGAAGCACAAAGAAATGA